The nucleotide sequence GTGAAGACTGGGGGGAGGCTCTGACCAGTAAGAGTGTCCCAGTGGTCTGTGTGGTGGATCTGCACAGTGGTGTTGTTGATGTGTTGCAGGGAGTCCCGGAGGACGTCTCACCCGGACaggtaaagattttttttatcatcacttTGAGAGAAGCTGGCAACTTTTTGAATTATTGAAGAGTTTGGAGCCAAAAGCATGAACATGATGTGAAGCTGTCAGTTTTGaggctgtgtttgtgtgtttacgtgtgcatttatgtatttgtgtgtgttatCTCCAGGCTCTGTGGGCTCCTGACTATCAGTCAGTATTTTTTGTTGGTTGGTACCATGAACCCTTCAGATTGGGACTGAAGTTCTGCTCCAACCGAAGGTAAGAAAGATGCAACATTTATTGTTATTCAGCAATAAGACTGCCAGCAATACAAATGTGTCCTCTAGTAAACTTTTCTAAGCCTGAATATCTTCCAACCACATCAGACTACTGAAATAACTCCTTTTGGTTTCTACAGAGAAcatttttagaacttttttaGTGACGCCAAATGTGAAGGGGTCGGGCTCttggaattgtagtttttggtggattaaaaaaaaaactttgtacaATTTTGGACAATTCTGGTTGTCAGGAGGTTAACTGACACAGACACACTAAACTGTGAATTCTaaggacatatatatatttttctcccTGAAGTAAACCCGGACATTTGTATCCAAGTATTCTTATTGTAGTAAACTTTAATTTGCAGAATGAACTTAATGCTTCattgtacatttttgtaaaaaccttatttaatttaaaatgattattttttggggaagaaaagacattttagaaacttgatatatactttttttttacatttctttactgtttttacaacaaaataaaagaagtaaTTTTTAAAGCCTTAAGGCCTTTAAGTTTAGAATAATTTAAAAGGTTGGTCAAATGTCCCCAAATGTGCATGTGACTTTTGCCTCTCCTCATCTCTGTACTCTCTTCCAGCTCATCTTTATTTGTACTCGACATGGAGGGACGCTGTGGTGAGAATTTCACCTGTGACCTCACTGTTAAACTTTCCATCTCTGCCAGTCTGATCTCTGTGCTGTCCACTCTCCCCCCTGAAAACAGAGCGTCTTTCAGGGGCAAACCTGTCGGTGTCCTGCCCTCGGCTGAGTCCTGACGGCTCCACGCTGATCTTCCTGCAGGGCAGGGTGTTTGGTCCTCACCACCAGTGCCTCAGCCTACAGCAGGTGTGCTGTagttttgtgttggtttttgtgtttcatctgttaactgtttgtgttgttgcagCTGGACCTGAAGAGCAGGAAAACCTCTGCACTGATTGATGTCCTTAACAGACCTCAGGCTGGTAGGTTATACCTGCTAATGTACATGCAAGTGCAAGTCaagtttttttgcattgtttggCCAGGGAGGCGACTTAAACTTAGGAGCAActtatatttgatttaaaaaatatatattgccacatatatttattattttcccactaacaactgCTAGAGGGCACGGTAGATGTATGAAACAGTATTTGCTACTTACAGAAACGGAGAAGAAGATGCGccttccaaaacaaacatggaagaGAATGTGATCATGTTTCTCCTAAACTTTATGATACATTTCCTATTTGCATTGAGAaattactatttttgtttttatttatccatcCTCCGACTAATGCGGGGCAGCAAtttgtcaaactgggtcacagagagacagaggtaGTGCTGAGAGTGTCCATagttcagacgcagctcctccAGTAGATGGTGAGAATATCTGAATGatttcatgaacccagacatgtaGTCGTGATTACCAATTTtatttggaagaaaaacattgCAGCGATGAGGCTTAAAAGTTGACGATAACTTCTCCCACATCCAGCAGGAGCGTCAAGTTTATGAGCAGATTTTTGGACTTGAGTAGCAAATTTGACGTGCGTTAAAAGACAGGCGGGGGACACTATTTTGATACATGAGTTCAGTGTTCAGTGTGAGTGCAACATTACACCAAATGATGTATTTTCTGAATAACTCCACCAGGCTTGGTGGAGTTATTGACTTACACTCAGAAGCGACTTATAGGCCGAAAAATACGGTAGTAATGACTTATCTCTACATTAATTTACAGAAAAGGGAAATAGTTTGTCTTTATGTGGGCTGTGAGAGCTTTTTCTATCCATCTCAGGTGAGTTTGCAGGCGTGTATGAGACTCTTTCGCCCTGCTGCTGGTCTGCAGACAGCCAGAGGGTGGTGTTCAGCAGCGCCTGCAGAAACTGGAAGGTACGATCGCAAGCTTCCACTTTAACATTCGCCACAGGGCTTTTTAGGTGTCTGATGACTTTTTTATACTAAGTTATGTCATTCTGTTGCTTCTCTCATTTGTGTCTCATCAGGATCTCTTTGTTGTGGACAGGAAGTCAAAGAAAGTCTTGTCCCTCTCTGATAGTAAGAGCCCACcttttcctccacctcctcccttAACTTTACTTACTTCATCTCCATCTATGTTCTTCCCACCTCCTCCGCCTACCCCACTCTCTCCCAcatttcctcctcctccgtctCCTTGTTGGTCTTCTCATACTCCtctacctcctcctcctcctccagctgttcCTCTCTCTACTTTACCTGCTCCACGCTACCCTCTttttccacctcctcctcctcctcctcctcctccttttccagCTCCTTCTCTAGCCTCTGAGTCTTTCCTTCCTCCACCCCCACTGCCTCCTCCGCTGTCTCATCTTCATCAGGAGCAAAAGACAGATGTAGAAGGTATGATGCAGTTAATTTTTGACCATATAGAGCAGgatgtcatctgcaaagaatCAAAATGTTATATTTCCTGATGACATTGCCAAGAAGAAGTAAGTATAGAATAAAAAGTAAGTGTTCCAGGACAGAGCCCTGAGGGACACCACATAGAAGATATTTGTGATTGTGAAAACTCTTGAGTTAAAGGAACTTAGTATGGTCAGAAATATTGAAATCTAAGATGGTAAGAGTTTGGTTATGATGCCAATCATATGGAGATGTTTAGATGAATAGTGTTGGATAGTAATCAGCTGCTGAAGACAATTTCTACCATGGCAGTCTCGGTGCTGAGAGATGGACGAAAATTGCATAGAAACTGTTCATAGAGGATCATCAAGGATAATTATACATGTCTAGCCATCATAGTTCCATGTCAGGTTCACAGTTTTTAATGTTGTGTCCTCTGTACCCTCTTTGAGTTCTTCACGATCAGTTTATGTGCTGCAGATCTCTCTGCTGCTTCTAGAGATTGTGGCAGTTGGAAGCTGCTGACCATCCAGAGAGACCTGATGGTGGTCTGTTGCTCCAGTCCTAACACCCCCCCAACTCTGGTAGGAGATATTCCTAACTACACTTCCACAAACCCTCTTAGGAAATTTActgtaactttttaaacattagtTGCAGCAGCCCAAAAAAAGGCATAGTAAAGAAGACGCATTTTTGAgagtaattaatttaatttaatcacatttaataactttttttattaaaaaatgtacaggAACATTTACACGACATTTCATCATAACTGAATAGACAAGAATTACATACTGAATATCTGCAGGCTTCACTACCATAGCACATTGATCCTTATTTAGCTTCAGGAAACAAAGGAGGAATCTAGCAACGAGTTATATAAGCTAGAGTCGCTATGCTATTTTTTTGCGTAAGCAAAGTTTGACCCCATATTGGATAGGTCGAGATCCCGGCTCACTGGCGTGCAACAATTGCACAAACAGAAGTGAAAAAACAAGGATGTGACTTCCCACAAGTAAATTATTACTGACAGCTAATAAAggaaataacttttagaaaacgTTTTAGGGAATTTTGTGTGAGTTTACTGTCGGAATAGTGAATGTTTAGGCTGATCTTGCAGTCTATTCAAAGTCAATGGTAGCATTAGACTTTGCACCATTTCCACGTTTTCTGGCTGGACcaccaatttttgtttttgttttttggaaaatgacCTGTTGAATTGAAGCATTTTACTAAGTGGAGGAAAAGAAACTAACCAGTATTTCCTTGGTCACGGTGAGCGAAGCCCGCTGGGTGCATGTCCCCCACAGCAGTGGCTTTTCAGCAAATGCCACCCGGAAATTAAGCATTTTATGGTCATGTTGCTGGATCCGCTAAAAAGTATCTCATTGTTTACAGACCTTTCCAATATGGCGTCACTCTCTACGTATATCTTGGATAATGGTAACAGGCTAGCGTAGCCTCTCTAGCAAAATAAGCAAGTAAAGACATTTCTGTCTGCTGCTTGGATGTTTGCACAGAGGGTCGGATTCCTTCCAGAGAAAAGTGAGGCTATGACCTGGCAAACCCTGCAGCAGCCTGCCATGACCTTTGACTTCAGCTGGACCAGTCTAGATATTAAACCCCCTCCAGAAGAAGACAACACGCAATATCGTGAGCTTTTCGTTTCTGCTGCACTGAGTTTTAGATTCTTCTCCATATTTTACCAATCTGTCCTTATCTCATCCAGCTGGTCTGGACTTTGGTTCTGTCCTGGTTAAACCTTCACGTCCGTTTTGTGACAGCAGAATACCCCTGGTTGTCTTCATCCATGGTTTGTGTTctcttttttaatagaaaaggtATGAAAATGTGCCAAACTATAGTTCATGTAGTTCATTTTTGTACTGTATGCTCCTCCAGGTGGCCCCCACTCACAGTTCCCTGCAGAGTGGAACAGCACCACAGCTGGGCTGGTTAAACTGGGCTGTGCTGTGCTCATGGGTAAGACACATTTCTGCACAAGTCTGTTACAAAAATGACGCGTCATGTTGAAAGTAagtttttaccatttttgtgCAAAACGCCACAAACTCTTCAGTCTGAGAATTTTTGGATCCagtaaaaaaagtaattcaGGTTTTTATGAGGACAAATTAGGATCAgtttaaagtgaatgaaaatcCAGATTGTGAGAACATGTGAAGGatttaaaacagctttaaacTTGAAAGCACACATTGTAAACTTGAAGGaaattttgaaaatttgaaaaataaaattgcaaattaatttttttttcaaacttccacctttaaaaattgaaagaaatattGGTAGactgctgttttgtatttttatttttttgttgctctcCCTCTTTACTTTCAGTTTAAAATCTCTTGcaaagtaatacattttttccccaattaaatatttccttcgaatttaatttaaaactatttttacattttctacattttttttaaactctggtTTTCTCTCAAAACTCATTTGGATTTGGGTCCCATACTTTTTACCCTAATAATaagccaaacaaaacaaattatctcaaaataaaataataaacttgtATAATGAATAATATTTGCTAATAGAACAAACCGAaaacttaaaaagttttttttttcatgacccAGCCTTGAACATCTTGTGGTATTTTCTGTCCCCATATTTCTGTCAGATAAACCTTGACCTTCAGCAGGACTGTTCATTTGAAATATCTGCTTAAATTAGTTTGTCCTATTTATAAAATATGAAGTCTCATgagattttttacataaatgtgaAGCTTTagattattttgtcttttttaatgttttttttcccattcctGCCTCCCTGCAGTGAATTATCGAGGATCCACAGGGTTTGGTCAGGACAGCATTCTGTCCCTGATCGGTAATATTGGCTCTCAGGACGTAAAGGATGTGCAGGTACCAACAAATTCAGAAACAACTGTGAggcatttattttctgtaatgATAAAATGTATCATTCATTGGTCTGTGAGGAGCTGAGGGAGCAGATGTTCTTCATGATCTTCATGTTTTCTCAAAGCGAGGTGTTCTTGCTGCGCTGTGGAGCGATGAGACCCTCGACCCCAAGCGGGTTGCTGTGATTGGCGGTTCTCATGGTGGTTTCCTGTGTTGCCATTTGGTTGGTCAGTACCCGGACTTCTACAAAGCGTGTGCAGCCAGGAACCCCGTCATTAACGCGGCCACGTTACTGGGAACCAGTGATATAGTGGACTGGTGAGGGAAACGCAGACACGGCAGCTAATTCCATGCATCACACTCCAGCTTAGTTATATTGAATAGCTCATGCTCACCTCATGTGAATCCTTTTATGTTGTCACGTCGAGGCGCTACACCAGTGCAGGCTTTCAGTTCTCCTATGACAGCGTTCCCACTGCTGAGGTCCTGGCTGCTTTGTTGCAGAAATCCCCCATCACTCATGCAGTTCAGGTCAGGCTCACGCACACTGCTTTTAAACTAAGCTTTAAGTGGATATGATGTTTGTTCTTTTAGccatttcaggatttttttaaaatctgttaaaggtttttataaaaagggTCAACATTTTCTTACTGATGTACCTAAATGTACAAATATAAAGCATTCTGGCCAACAAACATGGTCCTTAATGTAGTGTTGTGGTGTGCAGATCAAGGCAGCGGTCCTGCTGATGCTGGGGGGCAAAGACAGGCGAGTGTCTCCTCATCAGGGGCTGGAGCTTTACAAAGTGCTGAAGACCAGAGCTTCACCTGTCAGGTACAACACAGCATCAAATGCAATATTTGGGAGACAAATATGTCAGAGATGAAGCTCTATcatgacagcaaaataaaaacaacagtataAAGAAATTGCACACAACTGATCAATATTTTTTATGGTCGTCAGAGCGAAACACATCATCAGTTTTAGAATAGACAGGCATTATCAAAGACAAGGACAGACAGGAAGAGAACTCAGCCAGTATGCAATATGGGCTAATAACAAATGACAACGTCCAAAGaacctaaaagaaaacaaaatccaccaaaaagacaaagaaagttACAATGAGGTAATAATACCCTTTGCTAATATCAAgtgaacatggaaacatgacTAATTACTGCAACAAAACCACATATTATAATTAGACAACAATGGATtcacaccattgactgtatatgagaaccgATCTgactgagtgtgatgtcacccatagaaaatagtTTACTTCAAGCTTTAATGAAATGACATCAATTCACTCgctatttttttcacaaaacggACGCCATTGTGTTGAAGTCAGAAATCTTCAGTAAGTAGTGACTGGTCAGAGTCGATCTGAgtcatcatttttatggcaaccCCTCTTGCctatcagaagtgagcttgttcaaaagccacacccctaccactgaaatTGGGCtcaagagaatctgtcaatcaaacttttcaACGTGAGACCACAAACGTTTGTTAAGGGCAGTTTacaacttgcaataaagaaagaaatattgtgCAAAATGGTtaggaatggttattctgaccaatagaatgattgagtgacagctgtttattactctagagcagtgtttttcaaccagtgtgccgcggcacactagtgtgccgtgggagatggtcaagtgtgccgtgggaaattaccctcattaatcattcactgatctaaaaacattttccatctccaggaaatcagctctttgttcatccaaacaggccctgataaaacactgagtagtgaggaatataaaagatcttaaaattactttttctttgtgtttatttgattctattaaagacattttgataagaatgacggtatttacctgcagctatagcggtttgcggaaaagtcccgcccctttacctgtctccgccaatcattgttgaaggcttaatcacatgtcagcagtctgaccaatcagaagtggttaaagtcttcacttccttgttcttaattctgctcataaattctctcagttccaacaaaaataccagctaaagctcgtctttagcggtgtagctttccacagaatccggtgtcagaccgtgtcagaccgtgaacaaaacaatgaagctcacagacgcgagtctttctgccctttttcggcagttttcacactacatctcccatgatgcattggcttaaagggccagtgtccgagcgcacaatgagtgcgcgtgaaatgtctagaaacctcaacggacaaacaaacagttttttctaattttctaatttaacttttatttcatctcttagaaaaaacagccgcaacgtcctgcttttttggccacaattatcacaaaatgcacgtgagattgcgggggggggctgtcgatcaatagagaccatgaatttctgcttattttttttttttttttggatgctggtgtgccgcgggatttttgtcaaggttaaagtgtgccgtggctcaaaaaaggttgaaaaacactgctctagagaagtctgtgggattttggcttcatgGAGCTGggaggtacttcctgtttggaacaccatgGGGGTAGgggtcattcagtccagttctcatataatGTCACTAGCTGCGTTTACGTGGACAAAAGTagtcggaaagaacgcctgatcagaatgTAAACACGTCATGTAaaaaacacgccgttcggaatagtctgccctgatcagactcgttcggatcaaaatttctttccgatcaagataggtgggttattCCGATTGTCGATCGGATGGTtgtgcatgtaaacggttcattccgatcgtgtgtcactactgctctggtttacgtcatgcctAGACGGTGTTTTGCTCCAGAGAAGGCTTTTGAGCGCAAACAGaaccgaccggctgctctgtGGACGCCCGGTCTGAAGCGCTGCTCCGCCCTCGCCCCATGTTGAATTCTAATCCAATctttgatcccatcaagatattttgcacatgtaaccgcggctagtggTTCAGTTTTCGTCAGAAAGACAAGATGAATGCTTGATGCAagaaaaatgggacaaaaaacaacattaggatAACAGGAGGCACCAGGAAGACCTTTAGGATCAAGCAAACAAAATTTAATGTAAACAACTTCTGTCTGCCTCGTCAAAAACATGAAGCTGATTGTAATGCACCACTTTGGGCACAAAACCCTATGAGGAAGACTACGGTTGCAAGTCAAAGCAATTTACCAGCTCCAATCCATTTTGTTTGCCAacaatttttcttaaattgaATGAGCTCTGACCAATCTGACATGTCTGCAAACAAATTTGGTCATTCTATATTACAGTTTATATTGTACACTTGTACATATTTTACATACTGATTTATTTGATATTATATTTCATGATTTTCGTTATTTTTTGCACTAAAATGGTGATGCTTCAACCCATTAATATCATACaatggacaatgacaataaagcaaataGAATCTAATCTAAATCTAAtgtaatctaatctaatcaagtaacaaaaagaaactttaccAAATCAAATGTAATCATACTTATTGTGtgatttgtttgtgtattttttgctCTTTCTAGATTGTTATGGTTTCCAGAAGACGGTCATTCTCTGTCCAGGGTGGACACACAAGCTGACTGCTTCGTCAACACTGCTCTTTGGCTTCAGCAGCATCTATGAGCACAAACAAGGCCAAAAGAGTGGTTCATAGTTTCTTCCACTTGCCACTGCCTTTCAACTGTGCTACTTTATTTATGGAAAtgtgcaaacattttgacaaaaacaattgttgaaaaataaaagataaagtaTCTCAAAATCtaataaaactgctttttgtaatGATATTTTATCTATTACATGCCATTAAGTGTCATATAATAGATTATTTAAAAGCCAACCTAAAGCCAAGTTCTCCACTTGACGGAATCAAACAAATGCTGAAAGTTACATGTAACTACGTTCCATGAACCTTGGGTGACCACTAGAGTTCCCGGCCCCTCGGGTTCCTTGCATTCTCGGGAGAAGAGTTTGGGACTGTGCTCCCGGTTCCACATGACATTATAGCCTCAAGTGGGTCGGTGGGAGGTCTCAGGTGACTTTCTTGTCAGTAAATTCTTGAACTAGCCATATGCAAGAAGGATTCTTCAGTGCTTAGACCACCACCTTCGGTGGTCAGGTGGGGTGAAATA is from Oryzias latipes chromosome 7, ASM223467v1 and encodes:
- the LOC101170588 gene encoding acylamino-acid-releasing enzyme isoform X1, producing METGQIAGVYAEVSGFPTPVSAHVKVEELPEYRVYSVTADWSQSDLVRGSRLHYSQQWTLIADTNNHKTVRTVLPPGPFTPVSGELLRAFSPIRGLKAIVRESGNQQLLEIWDCHGLRKCLNLTALNIHGRVYDDAQFGSLSWSECEDKLLYVAEKSRNSSAGGESACREDRNVYCEDWGEALTSKSVPVVCVVDLHSGVVDVLQGVPEDVSPGQALWAPDYQSVFFVGWYHEPFRLGLKFCSNRSSSLFVLDMEGRCERLSGANLSVSCPRLSPDGSTLIFLQGRVFGPHHQCLSLQQLDLKSRKTSALIDVLNRPQAGEFAGVYETLSPCCWSADSQRVVFSSACRNWKDLFVVDRKSKKVLSLSDTVPLSTLPAPRYPLFPPPPPPPPPPFPAPSLASESFLPPPPLPPPLSHLHQEQKTDVEDLSAASRDCGSWKLLTIQRDLMVVCCSSPNTPPTLRVGFLPEKSEAMTWQTLQQPAMTFDFSWTSLDIKPPPEEDNTQYPGLDFGSVLVKPSRPFCDSRIPLVVFIHGGPHSQFPAEWNSTTAGLVKLGCAVLMVNYRGSTGFGQDSILSLIGNIGSQDVKDVQRGVLAALWSDETLDPKRVAVIGGSHGGFLCCHLVGQYPDFYKACAARNPVINAATLLGTSDIVDWRYTSAGFQFSYDSVPTAEVLAALLQKSPITHAVQIKAAVLLMLGGKDRRVSPHQGLELYKVLKTRASPVRLLWFPEDGHSLSRVDTQADCFVNTALWLQQHL
- the LOC101170588 gene encoding acylamino-acid-releasing enzyme isoform X2, giving the protein METGQIAGVYAEVSGFPTPVSAHVKVEELPEYRVYSVTADWSQSDLVRGSRLHYSQQWTLIADTNNHKTVRTVLPPGPFTPVSGELLRAFSPIRGLKAIVRESGNQQLLEIWDCHGLRKCLNLTALNIHGRVYDDAQFGSLSWSECEDKLLYVAEKSRNSSAGGESACREDRNVYCEDWGEALTSKSVPVVCVVDLHSGVVDVLQGVPEDVSPGQALWAPDYQSVFFVGWYHEPFRLGLKFCSNRSSSLFVLDMEGRCERLSGANLSVSCPRLSPDGSTLIFLQGRVFGPHHQCLSLQQLDLKSRKTSALIDVLNRPQAGEFAGVYETLSPCCWSADSQRVVFSSACRNWKDLFVVDRKSKKVLSLSDNLSAASRDCGSWKLLTIQRDLMVVCCSSPNTPPTLRVGFLPEKSEAMTWQTLQQPAMTFDFSWTSLDIKPPPEEDNTQYPGLDFGSVLVKPSRPFCDSRIPLVVFIHGGPHSQFPAEWNSTTAGLVKLGCAVLMVNYRGSTGFGQDSILSLIGNIGSQDVKDVQRGVLAALWSDETLDPKRVAVIGGSHGGFLCCHLVGQYPDFYKACAARNPVINAATLLGTSDIVDWRYTSAGFQFSYDSVPTAEVLAALLQKSPITHAVQIKAAVLLMLGGKDRRVSPHQGLELYKVLKTRASPVRLLWFPEDGHSLSRVDTQADCFVNTALWLQQHL